The genomic segment CGCAGGCCGGTAACAAGTCTTGTTGTTTTCTACAACATTTTTCTTGCAGGCATGCTGATGGTTGTGCTGGCGGATGACGCGCTGTTCTTTCTTATCGCGTGGGAAGTCATGGCCGCGGCCTCATACTTCCTTGTAATGTTTGAAGATGAACGCATAGAAAACAGGCGTGCCGCATTTCTCTATATAATAGTCGCGCATGTAGGGGCGATCGCGATACTCTTGTCCTTTGGAATCATGGCGGGCCTTACCACGGGTTTTGAAAGTTTCAGCGGCTACACGTTTGACGCCATGCGGCAGGCTGAGTTCCCTCTTAAATGGGCAACTGCCGCGTTCCTGCTGGCCTTTTTCGGGTTTGCCGCAAAGGCGGGCGTGGTCCCACTTCATGTCTGGCTTCCTGAGGCGCATCCGGTTGCTCCGTCAAATGTTTCCGCTTTGATGAGCGGCGTAATGCTTAAGACCGCCATCTATGGAATAGTGCGCGTGTCTTTTGATCTCCTCGGTACATATCCGTGGTGGTGGGGGGCCATTGTTTTGATACTCGGACTGATATCCGCTGTTATGGGCGTGCTCTACGCACTTATGCAGCATGATCTCAAGAGACTGCTCGCTTACCATTCCGTGGAGAATATCGGGATCATACTCATCGGCATCGGTCTGTCAATGATATTCACTTCATTTAATATGCCCATGCTTGCCGCGTTAGGCCTGATCGCAGGGCTTTATCATACAATGAATCACGCCATGTTCAAAGGACTGCTCTTTATGGGCGCCGGGGCCGTGCTTCACGCTACTAAAGAGCGCAATATGGAGGAAATGGGCGGACTGATACACCGGATGCCGTGGACAGCGGCGCTGTTTCTTATAGGGTGCGTTTCCATTTCCGCGCTGCCTCCTTTTAACGGGTTCGTGTCTGAGTGGCTTACGTTTCAGGCGTTTCTGCTTTCACCCGCGCTGCCAAGTCCGTTACTGAAATTATTGGTCCCTCTTGGCGCGGCGCTTCTCGCGCTGACAGGCGCGCTTGCCGCCGCCTGCTTCGTAAAGGCGTTCGGGGTAACTTTTTTAGGGCACTGGAGAGGGCATCATATGCCCCGCGTCCATGAGGCTGACTGGTTTATGCGCTCCGGTATGATATTGGCTGCGCTGACCTGTTTTTTACTTGGCGTGTTACCCACCCTGTTTATTGACTGGATGGACATAATTCCGCAGCAGTTGATCGGGACAAAGATCGGCGCGTCCTCAGGAACTTACGGCTGGCTGTGGCTTACGCCAGTTGCACAACAGAGGGCGTCATATTCAGGCCCGATAGTTTTTGTGGGCATATTGCTTGTCGTGGTTGCGGCGTATCTTATACTGCACGTCAAGCCCGGCGCAATACACAGAGTGCCTATCTGGGACTGCGGCTTTGGAAGGCTTAACCAGAGAATGCAATACAATGCCACATCTTTCTCAATGCCGATCCGCAGGATATTCGGCTTTCTTTTCAGCATCAGGGAACAGGTGAGGCTTACACCGAGGGGCGTATACAAGGCTTTTCCTAAAAGGTTAAATTATTATCTTCGCGTAAGAGACCGTTTCTGGGGCTGGCTCTACAATCCGGTCATAGAATTCAGTTTCTGGGTATCGCGCATGGTGGGCAGGCTCCAGCAGGGGCGCATTCAGGCGTATCTCATATATTCTTTTATAACTATAATAGTGCTGTTGGTGTTTTCACGATGAAACTTTACAGATTCGTAATAGAATTTCTCCAGATAGCGATTCTCCTCGGGGTCGCGCCAGCGTTCACGGGATGGGTAAGAATGCTGAAATGCTGGTCGCAGGGACGCACATCAGCAGGCATATTTCAGCCTTACAGGGACATCCTGAAATTATTTTCAAAGGACATCTTTTTAGCTGATAACGCTT from the Nitrospirota bacterium genome contains:
- the hyfB gene encoding hydrogenase 4 subunit B; amino-acid sequence: MIITPLAIVSLSVLLLFLSVMLVPLLKNNQRLLISTSFTLASAASLLGITGGVWAVGGAITNKMILPVGLPDLPFHLRTDPLAGFFITVICLLSLFVSMYSLGYIKGYLGRRPVTSLVVFYNIFLAGMLMVVLADDALFFLIAWEVMAAASYFLVMFEDERIENRRAAFLYIIVAHVGAIAILLSFGIMAGLTTGFESFSGYTFDAMRQAEFPLKWATAAFLLAFFGFAAKAGVVPLHVWLPEAHPVAPSNVSALMSGVMLKTAIYGIVRVSFDLLGTYPWWWGAIVLILGLISAVMGVLYALMQHDLKRLLAYHSVENIGIILIGIGLSMIFTSFNMPMLAALGLIAGLYHTMNHAMFKGLLFMGAGAVLHATKERNMEEMGGLIHRMPWTAALFLIGCVSISALPPFNGFVSEWLTFQAFLLSPALPSPLLKLLVPLGAALLALTGALAAACFVKAFGVTFLGHWRGHHMPRVHEADWFMRSGMILAALTCFLLGVLPTLFIDWMDIIPQQLIGTKIGASSGTYGWLWLTPVAQQRASYSGPIVFVGILLVVVAAYLILHVKPGAIHRVPIWDCGFGRLNQRMQYNATSFSMPIRRIFGFLFSIREQVRLTPRGVYKAFPKRLNYYLRVRDRFWGWLYNPVIEFSFWVSRMVGRLQQGRIQAYLIYSFITIIVLLVFSR